The proteins below are encoded in one region of Actinomycetota bacterium:
- the rpsJ gene encoding 30S ribosomal protein S10, with amino-acid sequence MKTQKIRIRLKAYDHEIVDQSAKKIVDTVRRTGARISGPIPLPTERSLYCVLRSPHVNKDSREQFEVRIHKRLIDILDPTPKTVDSLMRLDLPAGVDIEIKL; translated from the coding sequence ATGAAGACCCAAAAAATAAGAATAAGACTAAAAGCATATGATCATGAAATAGTCGATCAATCGGCAAAAAAAATAGTGGATACCGTGAGGAGGACGGGAGCCAGGATTTCGGGTCCAATTCCTCTTCCCACGGAACGTAGTCTTTATTGTGTGCTTCGATCTCCTCATGTGAACAAGGATTCTCGAGAGCAGTTTGAGGTGAGGATTCACAAAAGACTCATTGACATTTTGGATCCCACACCTAAGACGGTGGATTCGCTGATGAGGCTAGATTTGCCAGCGGGTGTGGATATAGAAATTAAACTGTAA